In a single window of the Gossypium hirsutum isolate 1008001.06 chromosome A13, Gossypium_hirsutum_v2.1, whole genome shotgun sequence genome:
- the LOC107895210 gene encoding uncharacterized protein translates to MGGGAMRAAAKVAGAGTVNTGLRGGVQVAPSSAEYSVMRVAASRSASSGISVSGGGVSSVSDMTASPNQMMSWEMVDDWEFAGGIEEEVPTAISGGGEPMPRVLFGGAPTLEEAKEAASDLKDALDKAYLSSLNSTDDTRSSRSSLLSEETKDCVAYDAKATLLPKPAVQAFKLLNESPAVQSMVASIAADPNVWNAVLHNPAYMDFIGSHKTNYIFEGNRSRQGCESTSVKIEEYFKANEGKEVGNPFSEFLENLKSSVVEVANKATDFLQCLFTIPIAGMEKENGGLNYLEKTIGASLMGLAVMVIMVVLLKRV, encoded by the exons ATGGGCGGAGGAGCTATGAGAGCGGCGGCGAAAGTTGCCGGAGCGGGAACTGTTAACACTGGCCTTCGTGGCGGTGTTCAGGTGGCTCCGTCGTCTGCGGAATACTCCGTCATGCGCGTTGCCGCTTCTCGTTCTGCTTCTTCCGGGATTTCTGTTTCCGGCGGTGGGGTGTCTTCCGTCTCTGACATGACGGCGTCGCCCAATCAGATGATGTCATGGGAGATGGTGGATGATTGGGAGTTTGCTGGTGGTATTGAAGAGGAGGTGCCCACCGCCATTTCCGGCGGAGGAGAGCCGATGCCTCGGGTGTTGTTTGGAGGTGCTCCAACCCTGGAGGAGGCTAAGGAAGCCGCTAGTGATTTGAAAGATGCATTGGATAA GGCTTATCTATCATCTCTGAATTCGACCGATGATACCCGGTCATCTCGCTCCTCATTGCTTTCGGAGGAGACTAAAGATTGCGTTGCATATGATGCCAAAGCCACTTTACTACCAAAGCCTGCAGTTCAGGCATTCAAATTACTCAATGAGAGTCCTGCAGTTCAG TCTATGGTTGCGTCAATTGCTGCGGATCCGAATGTATGGAATGCTGTACTGCACAATCCGGCTTACATGGACTTCATAGGGTCGCATAAGACGA ATTATATATTTGAAGGGAATAGATCCCGTCAGGGTTGTGAATCTACGTCGGTAAAGATCGAAGAATATTTCAAAGCAAATGAAGGCAAAGAAGTTGGAAATCCATTTTCGGAATTTCTGGAGAACTTGAAGAGTAGTGTGGTTGAGGTGGCTAATAAAGCAACTGATTTCCTCCAGTGTCTCTTTACTATACCCATTGCAGGAATGGAGAAAGAAAATGGTGGATTGAACTATCTGGAGAAGACGATCGGAGCAAGCCTAATGGGATTGGCGGTGATGGTTATTATGGTTGTGCTTTTGAAACGAGTCTAG